In a single window of the Pseudogemmatithrix spongiicola genome:
- a CDS encoding HNH endonuclease has protein sequence MTVGCLALNASFEPLTMVPLKRALRLVIDGKAEIVESDRGKAVRSERMAVPRPVVIRLRKFVHVPRRFRRQVTNTFLFARDGYRCQYCGRASYELRPRESLTRDHVIPISRGGLNVWTNVVTACSPCNTRKADHLLTEIGMHLAHPPVEPHFVHLSWAVRRLTPTQARYIKLFYGGDVVRQLEAMERRHGGALPPEAQAL, from the coding sequence GTGACCGTCGGCTGTCTCGCGCTCAACGCGTCCTTCGAACCGTTGACGATGGTGCCGCTCAAGCGCGCCCTCCGTCTCGTCATCGATGGCAAGGCCGAGATCGTCGAGTCCGACCGCGGGAAGGCGGTGCGCTCCGAACGCATGGCCGTGCCGCGCCCGGTGGTCATCCGCCTCCGCAAGTTCGTCCACGTCCCGCGGCGCTTCCGCCGCCAGGTCACGAACACCTTCCTCTTCGCCCGCGACGGCTACCGCTGCCAGTACTGCGGCCGCGCGAGCTACGAGCTGCGCCCCCGCGAATCGCTGACGCGCGACCACGTCATCCCGATCTCGCGCGGCGGCCTCAACGTCTGGACCAACGTCGTCACCGCCTGCTCGCCCTGCAACACGCGCAAGGCCGACCATCTCCTCACCGAGATCGGCATGCACCTCGCGCATCCGCCCGTGGAGCCGCACTTCGTGCATCTCTCCTGGGCGGTGCGTCGCCTCACGCCCACGCAGGCGCGCTACATCAAGCTCTTCTATGGCGGCGATGTGGTGCGACAGCTCGAGGCCATGGAGCGGCGCCACGGCGGCGCGCTGCCGCCCGAGGCGCAGGCGCTCTAG
- a CDS encoding NYN domain-containing protein, protein MHRGPQASALGGTSAHAPNAALLIDFDNVTMGIRSDLQTELRNLLSSSIISGKVAVQRAYADWRRYPQYIVPLSESSIDLIFAPAYGSSKKNATDIRLAVDAIELVFTRPEIGTYILLSGDSDFSSLVLKLKEYGKYVIGVGIRESSSDLLVQNCDEYYSYNALAGLVKTGDENGAAKKWDPWELVTEAIGRMQKNGDVMRADRLKQVMQEIDATFDEKDLGMSKFSRFCMEAAQKGLLHVAKLENGQLEVGPPKGGVAPVAAAAAPAAPRAEGEEREGGRGRRGRRGRGGRGRDRDDRPATPAQGELAVADAPAAAAAPAPREERGGRPDRGPRPAPAPKVDETIGVAGIRLTRDEAFGLVRDAVNAVAAGDNPVPSETVRAKAFALLGRDSESLSAKNFARILKDAHDAGILDLRKRGEAFEVTAVADAPSIADQLSAAEAAHTPAPVATTPVPRGMGARGIPSKGGARGAKPVPPSLLLLGVVEHDEPTPKAEEPKAEATEAKGAKKKAAPAKKKAAKAEGDAPKAKKPAAKKKAKV, encoded by the coding sequence TTGCACAGGGGCCCGCAGGCCAGCGCACTCGGCGGCACCTCCGCCCACGCGCCCAACGCCGCACTCCTCATCGACTTCGACAACGTCACGATGGGGATCCGCTCCGACCTGCAGACGGAGCTTCGCAACCTCCTCAGCAGCTCCATCATTTCCGGCAAGGTCGCGGTCCAGCGCGCCTACGCCGACTGGCGCCGCTATCCGCAGTACATCGTCCCGCTCAGCGAGTCGTCGATCGACCTCATCTTCGCGCCGGCCTACGGCTCGTCGAAGAAGAATGCCACCGACATCCGCCTCGCCGTCGACGCCATCGAGCTCGTCTTCACGCGGCCCGAGATCGGCACCTACATCCTGCTCTCCGGCGACAGCGACTTCTCGTCGCTGGTGCTCAAGCTCAAGGAGTACGGCAAGTACGTCATCGGCGTCGGTATCCGCGAGTCGTCGAGTGACCTGCTCGTCCAGAACTGCGACGAGTACTACAGCTACAACGCCCTCGCCGGTCTCGTGAAGACGGGCGACGAGAACGGGGCGGCCAAGAAGTGGGATCCGTGGGAGCTGGTCACGGAGGCCATCGGCCGCATGCAGAAGAACGGCGACGTCATGCGCGCTGACCGTCTCAAGCAGGTCATGCAGGAGATCGACGCGACCTTCGACGAGAAGGATCTCGGCATGTCGAAGTTCTCGCGCTTCTGCATGGAGGCCGCGCAGAAGGGCCTCCTGCACGTCGCGAAGCTCGAGAACGGTCAGCTCGAGGTCGGCCCGCCGAAGGGTGGCGTCGCACCGGTCGCCGCTGCCGCGGCACCTGCGGCTCCCCGCGCCGAAGGTGAAGAGCGCGAGGGTGGTCGGGGCCGTCGGGGCCGTCGGGGCCGCGGGGGTCGTGGTCGCGACCGTGACGATCGTCCGGCGACGCCTGCACAGGGCGAGCTCGCCGTCGCCGACGCGCCGGCCGCTGCTGCCGCACCGGCGCCGCGTGAAGAGCGCGGTGGCCGTCCGGACCGCGGTCCGCGCCCGGCGCCTGCGCCCAAGGTCGATGAAACCATCGGCGTCGCCGGCATTCGCCTCACGCGTGACGAGGCCTTCGGCCTGGTCCGCGATGCCGTGAACGCCGTCGCCGCCGGCGACAACCCGGTGCCGTCGGAGACCGTGCGTGCGAAGGCTTTCGCGCTGCTCGGCCGCGATTCCGAGTCGCTCTCGGCCAAGAACTTCGCGCGCATCCTCAAGGACGCGCACGACGCCGGCATCCTCGACCTCCGCAAGCGTGGCGAGGCCTTCGAGGTCACGGCTGTTGCGGACGCGCCGAGCATCGCCGATCAGTTGAGCGCGGCGGAAGCTGCGCATACGCCGGCTCCGGTCGCGACGACGCCGGTGCCGCGCGGCATGGGCGCGCGTGGCATTCCGTCCAAGGGTGGCGCGCGTGGTGCGAAGCCGGTGCCGCCGTCGCTGCTCCTCCTCGGCGTCGTCGAGCACGACGAGCCGACGCCGAAGGCTGAAGAGCCGAAGGCCGAGGCGACTGAGGCCAAGGGCGCGAAGAAGAAGGCCGCGCCGGCCAAGAAGAAGGCCGCCAAGGCGGAGGGCGATGCGCCCAAGGCCAAGAAGCCGGCGGCGAAGAAGAAGGCTAAGGTCTAG
- a CDS encoding sigma-54-dependent transcriptional regulator: protein MASVLIVDDEPNIRRMVGALLGAEGYEVHEAADARSGLDKASETDPDLVLLDLMMPNPTDGLVLLEQLRERIPDLPVVMMSGRAGLGDAVKATRLGAVNFLEKPLTPEGVLLAISGALELRQARRERSALRADLGLAGQLVGTSPAMDAVKAMIARVAPSDARVLITGESGTGKELVAAAIHAQSPRREKPFVRVNCAAIPRDLVESEMFGHERGAFTGATERRIGRFEMAHTGTLLLDEVGELSAEAQAKLLRAIEAREIERVGGGRHIKVDVRVLAATNRDLAKEVREGRFREDLYFRLNVIPMSVPPLREHPGDIPDLVLHFATLHRRRSGQPAPTWSGAAVDAMTRYRWPGNVRELANIVERLAILHAGQEITADHVLEVLPTLDIATSAPAALPAADRLEMGLSDQLDEYERLLIQRALQAANGVVAEAARRLQTDRPNLYRRMRRLGISGVE, encoded by the coding sequence ATGGCATCCGTACTCATCGTCGACGACGAACCCAACATCCGCCGCATGGTCGGCGCGCTGTTGGGCGCCGAGGGCTACGAGGTCCACGAGGCCGCCGATGCGCGCAGCGGCCTCGACAAGGCGTCGGAGACCGATCCCGATCTCGTGCTGCTCGACCTCATGATGCCGAACCCGACGGACGGGCTGGTATTGCTCGAGCAACTGCGGGAGCGCATCCCGGACCTGCCGGTCGTCATGATGTCCGGGCGCGCGGGCCTCGGGGACGCGGTCAAGGCGACGCGGCTCGGCGCGGTGAACTTCCTCGAGAAGCCGCTCACGCCCGAGGGGGTGCTGCTGGCGATCTCCGGTGCGCTTGAACTGCGTCAGGCCCGCCGCGAACGCAGCGCACTGCGCGCCGACCTCGGGCTCGCGGGTCAGCTCGTCGGCACGAGCCCGGCGATGGACGCCGTGAAGGCGATGATCGCGCGCGTGGCCCCGAGCGACGCGCGCGTGCTGATCACGGGCGAGAGCGGCACGGGCAAGGAGCTGGTGGCCGCCGCGATCCACGCGCAGAGCCCGCGGCGCGAGAAGCCGTTCGTGCGCGTGAACTGCGCGGCGATCCCCCGCGACCTCGTGGAGAGCGAGATGTTCGGCCACGAGCGCGGTGCCTTCACCGGCGCGACGGAGCGTCGCATCGGCCGCTTCGAGATGGCCCACACGGGCACGCTGCTGCTCGACGAAGTCGGCGAACTCTCGGCCGAGGCGCAGGCCAAGCTGCTGCGCGCGATCGAAGCGCGGGAAATCGAGCGCGTGGGCGGCGGGCGGCACATCAAGGTGGACGTGCGCGTGCTCGCGGCGACGAACCGCGACTTGGCGAAGGAAGTGCGCGAGGGGCGATTCCGCGAGGATCTCTACTTCCGGTTGAACGTCATCCCGATGTCCGTGCCGCCGCTGCGCGAGCATCCGGGCGACATCCCCGACCTCGTCCTGCATTTCGCGACGCTGCACCGACGCCGCAGCGGCCAGCCCGCGCCGACGTGGAGTGGCGCCGCCGTGGACGCGATGACGCGGTACCGCTGGCCGGGCAACGTGCGCGAGTTGGCGAACATCGTGGAGCGCCTGGCAATCCTGCACGCGGGCCAGGAGATCACGGCCGATCACGTGCTCGAGGTGCTGCCGACGCTGGACATCGCGACGTCGGCACCGGCGGCCCTGCCTGCCGCCGACCGACTGGAGATGGGGTTGAGCGACCAGCTCGACGAGTACGAGCGCCTCCTCATCCAGCGCGCGCTGCAGGCGGCGAACGGCGTCGTGGCCGAGGCGGCGCGGCGGCTGCAGACGGACCGTCCGAACCTGTATCGCCGGATGCGCCGACTCGGCATTTCCGGGGTAGAGTGA
- a CDS encoding BamA/TamA family outer membrane protein: MTYVERPMRQAMAVVMALVMAAAPAAAQRSVSGQAVSLWNNPSTTRVIGAYDVPAGAEASGTIGVLNGPAVIAGTLRGTLVAINADVRLVSGARITGDVIVVGGSVQRADGVTVDGETRVQAELLRYTLDGERIEPEGFTPGDWRPRIGEGDVRRTAYTELFFTAARTYNRVEGLPVTIGPRFRRTTDWGRVDIEALGVLRIAEPMRWDRSTIGHDARTEVRLGKDYGLVLGGRLFDVIEPIEDWQLRNAEAGLLAFVMRRDLRDHYGRHGAEASIGGRIGEELALKAAFGSERWRSVNVRNALSLFNDRTPWRVNPDVDIGTMHLLSLRLDIDTRERVRAPWLGGWYVAADIERGRGTLNRTLQPIFGYGPATDVEYTRGFLDARRYTNLSPGTQLNLRIVTAGQLGGNELPLQRKFSVGGPGSIEGYDFRRAPYDADVFTCGGIATMDGRATLCDRIALAQVELRQDFRVNWVRTDWNDDWWRPGFNGRGQWVLFADAGRGWTVGDGPAEVRFDKGIPPLSSFRTSLGLGLDFGGLGVYLAKAVSTPEEKVNVLIRLGRRF; the protein is encoded by the coding sequence ATGACCTACGTGGAGCGACCGATGCGGCAGGCAATGGCAGTGGTGATGGCACTCGTGATGGCGGCGGCGCCGGCGGCGGCGCAGCGCAGTGTTTCCGGGCAGGCGGTCTCGCTGTGGAACAACCCGTCGACAACAAGGGTGATCGGCGCCTACGACGTGCCCGCCGGCGCCGAAGCGAGCGGCACGATCGGCGTGCTCAACGGACCGGCGGTCATCGCGGGAACGTTGCGGGGCACGCTCGTGGCGATCAACGCGGACGTGCGCTTGGTGAGCGGCGCGCGGATCACCGGTGACGTGATCGTCGTGGGTGGCAGCGTGCAGCGCGCGGACGGCGTGACGGTGGATGGCGAGACTCGCGTGCAGGCGGAGCTGCTGCGCTACACGCTGGACGGCGAGCGCATCGAGCCCGAGGGCTTCACGCCCGGCGACTGGCGTCCGCGCATCGGCGAGGGTGACGTGCGGCGCACGGCGTACACCGAGCTGTTCTTCACCGCCGCGCGCACCTACAACCGCGTCGAGGGATTGCCGGTGACGATCGGCCCGCGTTTCCGGCGCACGACGGATTGGGGGCGGGTGGACATCGAGGCGCTGGGCGTGCTGCGCATTGCGGAGCCGATGCGCTGGGACCGCAGCACGATCGGCCACGATGCTCGGACCGAAGTACGGCTCGGCAAGGATTACGGGCTGGTGCTCGGCGGTCGCCTGTTCGACGTGATCGAGCCGATCGAAGACTGGCAGCTGCGCAACGCCGAAGCGGGCCTCTTGGCCTTCGTCATGCGTCGCGACCTGCGCGACCACTACGGGCGACATGGCGCCGAGGCGAGCATCGGCGGCCGCATCGGCGAGGAGCTGGCGCTCAAGGCGGCATTCGGCAGCGAGCGCTGGCGCTCGGTGAACGTGCGGAACGCGCTGTCGCTGTTCAACGACCGGACGCCGTGGCGGGTGAATCCCGACGTGGACATCGGGACGATGCACTTGTTGAGCCTGCGGCTCGACATCGACACGCGGGAGCGCGTGCGAGCCCCGTGGCTCGGCGGCTGGTATGTGGCGGCCGATATCGAGCGCGGACGCGGCACGCTGAACCGCACGCTACAGCCGATCTTCGGCTACGGCCCAGCGACGGACGTCGAGTACACGCGCGGGTTCCTCGATGCGCGGCGGTACACCAATCTCTCGCCCGGCACGCAGCTGAACCTGCGCATCGTGACCGCTGGCCAGCTGGGCGGCAACGAGTTGCCGCTGCAGCGGAAGTTCTCGGTCGGCGGCCCGGGCTCGATCGAAGGCTACGACTTTCGGCGCGCGCCGTACGACGCCGATGTGTTCACCTGCGGCGGCATTGCGACGATGGACGGCCGCGCGACGCTCTGCGACCGGATCGCGTTGGCGCAGGTGGAGCTGCGCCAGGACTTCCGTGTGAATTGGGTGCGCACGGACTGGAACGACGATTGGTGGCGCCCGGGCTTCAACGGACGCGGGCAGTGGGTGCTCTTCGCCGACGCGGGGCGCGGCTGGACGGTCGGTGACGGGCCGGCGGAGGTGCGATTCGACAAGGGCATTCCGCCGCTCAGCAGCTTCCGCACCTCGCTCGGGCTCGGCCTCGATTTCGGCGGACTCGGCGTGTACCTCGCGAAGGCCGTGTCGACGCCGGAGGAGAAGGTGAACGTGCTGATCCGTCTGGGGCGCCGCTTCTGA
- a CDS encoding amidohydrolase family protein codes for MTARVRWHARWVVPVVSPPIADGTVITEEDRIVWVGERRHAPAAGRDEELGDAILTPGLVNAHTHLDLTVLRGCLVGLSFFDWVRTLTRAIAMLDDDDLLASASQGIAEGLRRGVTTYADTAPNAAAFDAMRAMGVRGICYREVFGPDPKDAEKNLATLADQVAAMRQRATELVQVGVSPHAPYSVSDALYAAVAELARRERLPVAVHIAESEAESRLVTHGDGEFAAFLQRRGIATPPRGKEPLDVIERAALLRPRTLLIHAVQVSDDGIRRIANAGCGVAHCPFSNTTLQEGLAPVHEMLRQGVKVGLGTDSLASNASMDLLKEGWAAAVGQRIVLADEHALSWAKAFRLATLGGAEALGLDEAIGSLEPGKQADLAAFAVSVEREEDVYAALLRDAHLKPARALRTVVAGRELQRDGLVASSNVAHATRVDDASRRLRRWRESQSLN; via the coding sequence ATGACGGCGCGCGTCCGCTGGCACGCGCGCTGGGTCGTCCCGGTGGTATCGCCACCGATCGCCGACGGCACCGTCATCACCGAGGAGGATCGCATCGTGTGGGTTGGCGAGCGTCGGCACGCGCCTGCCGCGGGCCGCGACGAAGAGCTCGGCGACGCCATCCTCACGCCGGGCCTCGTCAATGCGCACACGCATCTCGATCTCACGGTGCTGCGCGGATGCCTCGTCGGCCTGTCGTTCTTTGACTGGGTCCGCACGCTGACGCGTGCCATCGCCATGCTCGATGACGACGACCTCCTAGCCTCGGCATCGCAGGGGATCGCCGAGGGCCTGCGCCGCGGCGTGACGACCTATGCCGATACCGCGCCGAACGCCGCGGCCTTCGACGCGATGCGCGCGATGGGGGTCCGCGGGATCTGCTATCGCGAGGTCTTCGGCCCCGATCCGAAGGACGCCGAGAAGAATCTCGCGACGCTCGCCGACCAGGTCGCGGCGATGCGGCAGCGCGCGACGGAGCTGGTGCAGGTCGGCGTGTCGCCGCATGCGCCGTACTCGGTGAGCGATGCGCTGTACGCTGCGGTTGCGGAGCTCGCGCGCCGTGAGCGGCTGCCGGTGGCGGTGCACATCGCCGAGAGCGAGGCCGAATCGCGGCTCGTCACGCACGGCGACGGCGAGTTCGCCGCGTTCCTCCAGCGGCGCGGCATCGCCACGCCGCCGCGCGGCAAGGAGCCGCTCGACGTCATCGAACGTGCGGCGCTCCTGCGTCCGCGCACCCTGCTGATCCACGCCGTGCAAGTCAGTGACGACGGCATCCGTCGCATCGCCAACGCGGGCTGCGGCGTCGCGCACTGCCCGTTCTCGAACACGACCCTGCAGGAAGGCCTGGCCCCCGTGCACGAGATGCTACGGCAGGGTGTGAAGGTCGGACTCGGCACCGACTCACTTGCTTCGAACGCTTCCATGGACTTGCTCAAGGAGGGATGGGCTGCGGCCGTGGGCCAACGCATCGTGCTGGCCGACGAGCACGCCCTTTCCTGGGCGAAGGCGTTCCGCCTGGCGACGTTGGGCGGCGCCGAGGCGCTGGGGCTCGACGAGGCCATCGGGTCGCTCGAGCCCGGCAAACAGGCGGACCTCGCCGCGTTTGCCGTGTCCGTGGAGCGGGAAGAGGACGTCTACGCGGCGCTCCTGCGCGACGCGCACCTCAAACCGGCGCGGGCCCTGCGCACGGTCGTCGCCGGTCGCGAACTGCAGCGGGACGGCCTTGTTGCGTCGTCCAACGTGGCACATGCCACTCGCGTGGATGACGCCAGCCGCCGCCTCCGGCGGTGGCGCGAGTCGCAATCGTTGAATTAG
- a CDS encoding sensor histidine kinase, with protein sequence MRTPRFRTRLFLILAAFAFLPALVLTLAWSGMTARILPRLSSVGAWDQVAESGEAAIRAAREAPGAARTDSLLRRHEEELGESRVQARRFRFLVNRTAAVLLGLGLLVMVIISYIASRVAGHLSRQLSRPLDELVGWTERIARGEALPAPGDEQTKGAPEFGTLRERMRTMAVDLEAGRRSAIEAERLAAFRESARQVAHELKNPLTPIRFAVATLRSKVPPELRDTVEVLDAESTRLEAMAKNFAQFGRLPEGPVADVDLAELARETARATLPRSVTQEVKTDGGPFVVRGQHDALQRALTNVLLNAVDATQARGTVSLRIIGRNGMVTLAVRDDGVGIPADALARIWEPYVTTKTGGTGLGLAIVKQTVVSHGGSVEAESAPGAGTEIRLIFPAAAAATATEPA encoded by the coding sequence GTGCGCACGCCGCGGTTCCGGACCCGCCTCTTCCTCATCCTCGCCGCCTTCGCGTTCCTGCCAGCCTTGGTGCTGACGCTGGCGTGGAGCGGGATGACGGCGCGCATCCTCCCGCGGCTCTCGAGCGTGGGGGCCTGGGACCAGGTGGCGGAGAGCGGCGAGGCGGCAATCCGCGCGGCCCGCGAGGCCCCGGGTGCGGCGCGGACCGATTCCCTGCTCCGCCGCCACGAAGAAGAGCTCGGCGAATCCCGCGTGCAGGCCCGTCGCTTCCGATTCCTCGTGAACCGCACGGCGGCGGTCCTGCTCGGGCTCGGCCTGCTCGTGATGGTGATCATCAGTTACATCGCGTCGCGCGTCGCGGGCCACCTGAGCCGCCAGCTCTCGCGCCCACTCGACGAACTGGTCGGGTGGACCGAGCGCATCGCGCGCGGCGAGGCGCTGCCGGCACCCGGCGACGAGCAGACGAAGGGCGCGCCGGAGTTCGGCACGCTGCGCGAGCGCATGCGGACGATGGCCGTGGATCTCGAAGCGGGGCGGCGCAGCGCGATCGAAGCGGAGCGCCTTGCGGCCTTCCGTGAGTCGGCGCGACAGGTGGCGCACGAGCTGAAGAATCCGCTCACGCCGATCCGCTTCGCCGTGGCGACGCTGCGCAGCAAGGTGCCGCCGGAGCTGCGCGACACGGTCGAGGTGCTCGATGCGGAGTCGACGCGGCTCGAGGCGATGGCCAAGAATTTCGCGCAGTTCGGCCGGCTGCCCGAAGGGCCCGTCGCCGACGTCGACCTCGCGGAGCTGGCCCGGGAGACCGCGCGCGCCACCCTACCCCGCAGCGTCACGCAGGAAGTGAAGACCGATGGCGGCCCGTTCGTCGTGCGCGGTCAGCATGACGCGCTGCAGCGCGCGCTCACCAACGTCCTGCTGAACGCCGTCGATGCCACGCAGGCCCGCGGCACGGTGAGCCTGCGCATCATCGGGCGAAACGGCATGGTGACGCTGGCCGTACGGGACGACGGCGTCGGCATCCCCGCCGATGCGCTCGCGCGCATCTGGGAGCCTTACGTCACGACCAAGACCGGCGGCACCGGGCTCGGGCTGGCCATCGTGAAGCAGACGGTGGTCTCGCACGGCGGCAGCGTCGAGGCCGAGAGCGCGCCGGGCGCCGGTACCGAGATCCGACTCATCTTTCCCGCAGCGGCCGCCGCAACGGCCACGGAGCCCGCATGA
- a CDS encoding branched-chain amino acid transaminase, with protein sequence MPLSRGSGATDLIWRDGKLVPWDDAQLHVMSHVVHYGSSIFEGIRAYKTPAGGAVFRLREHMRRFQDSAKIYRMPLKYSLDELCAAVTDTITANGLDHCYIRPLAVRAGQEMGVLPTNAPVETFVICWRWGAYLGHDALEEGVDVTVSSWRRAAPGTFPTMAKAGGNYLNSQLSKMEARGDGYVEGIMLDVHGHVSEGSGENLFVVRDGVLYTAPLSASILNGITRDAVVAIARDLGYEVKELLMPREFLLIADEIFFTGTAAEITPVRSIDKSPIGAGKRGPVTKAIQERFLAIATGQQPDTRGWLTPVPPAKRS encoded by the coding sequence CTGCCATTGTCCCGCGGCTCCGGAGCCACCGACCTCATCTGGCGTGACGGCAAGCTCGTCCCCTGGGACGACGCGCAGCTGCACGTCATGAGCCACGTCGTGCACTACGGCTCGAGCATCTTCGAGGGCATCCGTGCCTACAAGACGCCGGCCGGCGGTGCGGTGTTCCGGCTGCGCGAGCACATGCGGCGCTTCCAGGACTCGGCCAAGATCTACCGCATGCCGCTCAAGTACTCGCTCGACGAGCTCTGCGCGGCGGTCACGGATACCATTACGGCCAACGGCCTCGACCACTGCTACATCCGCCCGCTCGCCGTGCGTGCCGGGCAGGAAATGGGCGTGTTGCCCACGAATGCGCCGGTCGAGACCTTCGTGATCTGCTGGCGCTGGGGTGCCTACCTCGGTCACGACGCGCTCGAGGAAGGCGTGGACGTGACGGTGAGCAGCTGGCGTCGCGCCGCGCCGGGCACGTTCCCGACGATGGCCAAGGCCGGCGGCAACTACCTCAACTCGCAGCTCTCCAAGATGGAAGCGCGCGGCGATGGCTACGTCGAAGGCATCATGCTCGACGTGCACGGCCACGTGTCGGAGGGCAGCGGCGAGAACTTGTTCGTCGTTCGCGACGGCGTGCTCTACACCGCGCCGCTCTCGGCGAGCATCCTCAACGGCATCACGCGTGACGCAGTCGTGGCAATCGCCCGCGATCTGGGGTACGAGGTTAAGGAACTGCTCATGCCGCGCGAGTTCCTGCTCATCGCGGACGAGATCTTCTTCACCGGCACGGCGGCCGAGATCACGCCGGTCCGGAGCATCGACAAGAGTCCCATCGGCGCGGGGAAGCGAGGCCCCGTGACGAAGGCGATCCAGGAGCGGTTCCTCGCGATAGCCACCGGCCAGCAGCCCGACACCAGAGGCTGGCTGACCCCGGTGCCCCCGGCGAAGAGGAGTTGA
- a CDS encoding IS481 family transposase, whose amino-acid sequence MNIHNNARLTAWGRAELVRRVVLDGEPVRAVAAALHISPSTAYKWLRRFAAGGWAALADRSSRPHRSPTATRPALIERILRLRATRLTGPEIAERLGLAVSTVGRVLTRAGQGRLKGPGATGGPRYQRETPGELVHVDTKALDRFVTAGHRAHGNRSKVGRRRGLGQDHLHVAVDDATRLAYAALLPTQDAAACTRFLEAARRWFAQLGIAVTGVMTDNAKAYTSHAVQAALAAHGIRHLRTKPYRPQTNGKAERFIQTALRRWAYKKPYRTSAHRNAALPDFLDCYNVERPHRSLGRVPPLLHFLMQREQRP is encoded by the coding sequence GTGAACATCCACAACAATGCGCGATTGACCGCCTGGGGGCGAGCCGAGCTCGTCCGCCGGGTGGTCCTCGACGGCGAGCCGGTGCGCGCCGTCGCCGCGGCCCTCCACATCAGCCCGAGCACGGCTTACAAGTGGCTGCGCCGCTTCGCGGCCGGGGGCTGGGCGGCGCTGGCCGACCGCTCCTCGCGCCCGCATCGCTCGCCGACCGCCACGCGGCCGGCGCTCATCGAGCGGATTCTCCGCCTGCGCGCGACGCGGCTCACCGGGCCGGAGATCGCGGAGCGGCTCGGGCTCGCGGTCTCGACCGTGGGCCGGGTCCTCACGCGCGCGGGCCAGGGCCGGCTGAAGGGCCCGGGGGCGACGGGCGGGCCGCGCTACCAGCGCGAGACGCCCGGCGAGCTCGTGCATGTCGACACGAAGGCCCTCGATCGCTTCGTCACGGCGGGCCATCGCGCGCACGGCAACCGCTCGAAGGTCGGCCGCCGTCGGGGGCTCGGGCAGGACCATCTCCACGTCGCGGTCGACGACGCGACGCGGCTCGCGTACGCGGCGCTGCTACCGACACAGGACGCGGCGGCGTGCACCCGCTTCCTCGAGGCGGCGCGCCGCTGGTTTGCGCAGCTGGGCATCGCCGTCACCGGTGTGATGACCGACAACGCCAAGGCGTACACGAGCCACGCGGTGCAGGCCGCGCTGGCCGCGCACGGGATCCGGCACCTGCGCACCAAGCCCTACCGCCCGCAGACGAACGGCAAGGCGGAGCGCTTCATCCAGACCGCGCTCCGCCGCTGGGCCTACAAGAAGCCATACCGGACCTCGGCGCACCGCAACGCGGCGCTGCCCGACTTCCTAGATTGCTACAACGTCGAACGGCCGCACCGGTCGCTCGGCCGCGTCCCGCCGCTGCTCCACTTCCTCATGCAGCGTGAACAACGTCCTTAG